From Miscanthus floridulus cultivar M001 chromosome 15, ASM1932011v1, whole genome shotgun sequence, the proteins below share one genomic window:
- the LOC136507998 gene encoding uncharacterized protein isoform X1: MRSGSPLPIPHGLQQCGHRRRLLATPLQAFTAASCDPRSGTPSQPRPPPVTPVPRSGPLPLRDAAHVQGFHCSRRPTACLCHYVRHAAACAQGLCGTAAADVGAWVGFNYAAAAPPSLLTRLSHGIWSALCCSRSFLVCRRSPPISCLTNCLQGFDISICQLTSSHSNSPTRATSNPSSRAGLSQIKDGREVTKYLIK; this comes from the exons ATGCGCTCCGGATCTCCACTCCCCATCCCGCACGGTCTTCAGCAGTGCGGCCATCGCCGCCGGCTCCTCGCGACCCCGCTCCAGGCCTTCACTGCAGCGTCCTGCGATCCGCGTTCTGGGACTCCGTCGCAGCCGAGGCCGCCGCCGGTGACCCCCGTCCCGCGCTCTGGGCCTTTACCGTTGCGTGATGCAGCCCACGTGCAAGGATTCCACTGCAGCCGTCGTCCCACAGCCTGCCTCTGCCACTACGTCCGCCACGCAGCGGCCTGCGCTCAGGGCCTCTGCGGCACTGCTGCCGCTGACGTCGGCGCATGGGTAGGCTTCAACTATGCAGCCGCGGCGCCGCCTTCTCTGCTGACGAG GTTGTCTCATGGAATTTGGTCGGCGCTGTGCTGCTCCAGGTCTTTCCTGGTATGTCGTCGCTCACCGCCCATCAGCTGCTTGACAAATTGCCTGCAAG GTTTCGACATTTCGATCTGCCAGCTGACGAGTTCCCATTCAAATTCTCCTACTAGAGCCACCAGTAACCCCTCATCTCGTGCAG GTCTCAGCCAGATCAAGGATGGCCGGGAGGTCACCAAGTATCTCATTAAATAA
- the LOC136507998 gene encoding uncharacterized protein isoform X2 has translation MRSGSPLPIPHGLQQCGHRRRLLATPLQAFTAASCDPRSGTPSQPRPPPVTPVPRSGPLPLRDAAHVQGFHCSRRPTACLCHYVRHAAACAQGLCGTAAADVGAWVGFNYAAAAPPSLLTRSFLVCRRSPPISCLTNCLQGFDISICQLTSSHSNSPTRATSNPSSRAGLSQIKDGREVTKYLIK, from the exons ATGCGCTCCGGATCTCCACTCCCCATCCCGCACGGTCTTCAGCAGTGCGGCCATCGCCGCCGGCTCCTCGCGACCCCGCTCCAGGCCTTCACTGCAGCGTCCTGCGATCCGCGTTCTGGGACTCCGTCGCAGCCGAGGCCGCCGCCGGTGACCCCCGTCCCGCGCTCTGGGCCTTTACCGTTGCGTGATGCAGCCCACGTGCAAGGATTCCACTGCAGCCGTCGTCCCACAGCCTGCCTCTGCCACTACGTCCGCCACGCAGCGGCCTGCGCTCAGGGCCTCTGCGGCACTGCTGCCGCTGACGTCGGCGCATGGGTAGGCTTCAACTATGCAGCCGCGGCGCCGCCTTCTCTGCTGACGAG GTCTTTCCTGGTATGTCGTCGCTCACCGCCCATCAGCTGCTTGACAAATTGCCTGCAAG GTTTCGACATTTCGATCTGCCAGCTGACGAGTTCCCATTCAAATTCTCCTACTAGAGCCACCAGTAACCCCTCATCTCGTGCAG GTCTCAGCCAGATCAAGGATGGCCGGGAGGTCACCAAGTATCTCATTAAATAA